From the genome of Polyangiaceae bacterium, one region includes:
- a CDS encoding response regulator, which translates to MSEGSAELYDLFLALAPSRASSARAALDATDPYERARGLMGAMLPFAVDATLLGADGLSALSRAIAAASGAPRESLEQALDTLEASARALEHGDESGARVDETALKELAASLAEATAPAQDRTAAPRATSAAASDDSVWEPTLGEDMISAFLDECVDRLEGLSERLLNLEQSEGDPELVGEIFRDLHTLKGSSAFAGLKKMNRVAHLAEDLIGALRDGKRQIDRNLVDVLLETLDALRAIVECARNRAPIDVDVSLLVQRLQDPSRRFEAPSASDGAAATTAPHPEKEGRTGTSSAARPAAAATLRIEFDKVDQLLNLVGEIVLARGRLGSAQEVSNAVLRELPAIRKKLSGEAHSQGGMLEDLQRTERVLAETQNDLDAGLSSLGLSVGQLRDTVMKLRMVPIARLFTKYQRTVRELANKLGKQVNVELVGAETELDKVLVERLEDPLLHLVRNSVDHGIELPEARRAADKPEAGRVRLSAAQRGGQIIVAIEDDGKGMDPDKLRDKAVEKGLLSVEEARGLSPRDCFDLIFRAGFSTADQVSDVSGRGVGMDVVRDTISKLKGTIVIDSELGRGTRMELRLPLTLAITQVLAAKVGEELVAIPLDAVVSAQAARADEFEVVADGRCLRIGARLVPVVDLGMVLGLEAEAPLAGASEHNIVVVEVGSDQLGLIVHQVLGRHEVVIKSLGPLLAQTPCAAGATLIGDRVCLVADLGQVAAYARSSPAPRAARRAVAVPARARILVAEDSDMVREAIARELTRAGFAVVAARDGREALELSQEQSFDAVCTDVMMPRMDGYDLVRELRRRPAYATTPVVMVTSKDARIDALRGADAGANAYLTKPVDGTALVRTLGELLQGLEKAGD; encoded by the coding sequence GTGAGCGAAGGATCCGCCGAGCTCTACGATCTGTTCTTGGCGCTGGCGCCTTCACGCGCGTCGTCCGCGCGCGCAGCGCTGGATGCGACCGACCCCTACGAGCGCGCGCGCGGGCTCATGGGCGCCATGCTCCCCTTCGCCGTGGACGCAACGCTGCTGGGAGCCGACGGTCTCAGCGCGCTGTCCCGCGCCATCGCGGCCGCTTCGGGCGCCCCCCGGGAGAGCCTGGAGCAAGCGCTCGATACCCTGGAAGCATCCGCGCGAGCACTGGAACACGGCGACGAGTCCGGCGCGCGGGTGGACGAGACGGCACTCAAAGAGCTGGCAGCGTCCCTGGCCGAAGCAACGGCACCCGCGCAGGACAGAACGGCAGCGCCGCGAGCCACCAGCGCCGCCGCCAGCGATGACTCGGTGTGGGAGCCGACCCTCGGGGAAGACATGATCAGCGCCTTCCTCGACGAATGCGTCGACCGCCTGGAAGGACTGTCGGAACGGTTGCTGAACTTGGAGCAATCCGAAGGGGATCCCGAGTTGGTCGGCGAGATCTTCCGGGATCTGCACACGTTGAAAGGTTCCAGCGCCTTCGCGGGCCTCAAGAAGATGAACCGCGTGGCGCACCTGGCCGAAGATCTGATCGGCGCGCTGCGTGATGGCAAGCGCCAAATCGATCGCAATCTGGTGGACGTGCTGCTCGAGACCTTGGACGCGCTCCGCGCCATCGTGGAATGCGCGCGCAACCGTGCTCCCATCGACGTGGACGTCTCCCTACTCGTCCAGCGCCTGCAGGATCCGTCGCGTCGCTTCGAAGCTCCAAGCGCCAGTGACGGTGCCGCGGCGACGACCGCACCTCACCCAGAGAAGGAGGGTCGGACTGGCACGTCTAGCGCGGCACGGCCCGCGGCGGCCGCCACGCTGCGCATCGAGTTCGACAAGGTCGATCAACTGTTGAATCTAGTCGGAGAAATCGTGCTCGCCCGCGGGCGCCTCGGCAGTGCGCAGGAGGTTTCCAACGCCGTCTTGCGCGAGCTCCCCGCCATTCGCAAGAAGCTCTCCGGCGAGGCCCATTCCCAGGGCGGCATGTTGGAGGATCTGCAGCGTACTGAGCGAGTGTTGGCGGAAACCCAGAACGATCTGGACGCCGGACTTTCCTCCCTGGGGCTCTCCGTCGGACAGTTGCGTGACACGGTGATGAAGCTGCGGATGGTGCCCATCGCGCGACTGTTCACCAAGTACCAGCGCACCGTGCGCGAGCTGGCGAACAAGCTGGGCAAGCAGGTCAACGTCGAGTTGGTGGGTGCTGAGACGGAGCTCGACAAGGTGTTGGTCGAGCGGCTGGAAGACCCGCTGCTGCACTTGGTTCGCAACTCCGTCGACCACGGGATCGAGCTGCCCGAAGCGCGCCGCGCGGCAGACAAGCCCGAAGCTGGGCGGGTCCGCCTCTCAGCCGCACAGCGGGGCGGTCAGATCATCGTCGCCATCGAAGACGACGGCAAAGGCATGGATCCCGACAAGCTCCGTGACAAGGCCGTCGAGAAGGGGCTGCTCAGCGTCGAAGAGGCTCGCGGACTCTCGCCCCGGGACTGCTTCGATCTGATCTTCCGCGCGGGCTTCTCCACGGCGGACCAAGTCTCAGACGTCTCAGGGCGTGGCGTGGGCATGGACGTGGTGCGCGACACGATCAGCAAGCTCAAGGGCACCATCGTCATCGACTCCGAGTTGGGTCGAGGCACGCGGATGGAGCTGCGCCTACCCCTGACTCTCGCGATTACGCAAGTGTTGGCCGCCAAGGTGGGCGAGGAACTGGTTGCGATTCCCCTCGACGCCGTGGTGAGCGCCCAGGCGGCCCGCGCCGACGAGTTCGAAGTCGTCGCCGATGGCCGCTGCCTGCGCATCGGGGCACGCTTGGTGCCAGTCGTCGATTTGGGCATGGTGCTGGGCCTGGAGGCCGAAGCGCCCCTGGCGGGAGCATCCGAGCACAACATCGTCGTGGTCGAAGTGGGGTCGGACCAGCTGGGGCTCATCGTGCACCAGGTGCTCGGCCGCCACGAAGTCGTGATCAAGTCCCTGGGGCCGCTGCTGGCGCAAACGCCGTGCGCTGCCGGGGCGACGCTGATCGGGGACCGTGTGTGCTTGGTGGCAGATCTGGGACAGGTGGCGGCGTACGCGCGCTCATCGCCGGCGCCGCGAGCAGCGCGACGCGCCGTGGCCGTTCCAGCCCGCGCGCGCATCTTGGTCGCCGAAGACAGCGACATGGTGCGTGAAGCCATCGCACGGGAACTGACGCGCGCTGGCTTCGCAGTCGTGGCAGCGCGAGATGGCCGCGAAGCCTTGGAGCTGAGCCAAGAGCAGAGCTTCGACGCCGTGTGCACCGACGTGATGATGCCGCGCATGGATGGCTACGATTTGGTCCGGGAGTTGCGTCGACGCCCGGCATACGCAACGACCCCGGTGGTGATGGTCACCAGCAAGGACGCACGCATCGACGCGCTGCGCGGTGCGGACGCCGGCGCCAATGCCTACCTGACGAAACCGGTGGACGGCACCGCACTGGTCCGCACCCTCGGCGAGCTACTGCAAGGCCTGGAAAAAGCCGGAGATTGA
- a CDS encoding NYN domain-containing protein, whose product MTDSAPNIAIFCDYENVALGARDARYEAFEIQLVLERLLDKGKIVVKKAYSDWERYKSARRPLHEAGFELIEIPHVSYSGKNSADIRLVVDALDLCYTKSHVDVFVVVSGDSDFSPLVSKLRENDKTVIGIGVKNSSSDLLIVSCDEFILYDDLVRDQKRERARTKAPVEGKRAKPSQDKKKAAEEDPELDKRRIEGLSFILDVLDGLFRDRDDSIWGSMVKQTLKRKRPSFNESFHGYRSFNEMLEDAETRGLLELQKDERSGGYVILGFGPKA is encoded by the coding sequence GTGACCGACAGCGCACCCAACATCGCCATTTTTTGCGACTACGAGAACGTCGCCCTGGGCGCACGGGACGCTCGCTACGAGGCCTTCGAGATCCAGCTCGTGCTCGAACGCTTGCTCGACAAGGGCAAGATCGTGGTGAAGAAGGCCTACTCGGACTGGGAGCGCTACAAGAGCGCACGACGACCGCTCCACGAGGCGGGGTTCGAGCTGATCGAGATCCCTCACGTGTCGTATTCCGGCAAGAACTCCGCCGACATTCGCTTGGTCGTGGACGCGCTGGACCTCTGCTACACGAAGAGCCACGTCGACGTGTTCGTGGTCGTGTCCGGTGATAGCGACTTCTCTCCCCTGGTGAGCAAGCTGCGCGAGAACGACAAGACGGTGATCGGGATCGGTGTCAAGAACTCGAGCAGCGACCTGCTGATCGTGAGCTGCGACGAGTTCATTCTCTATGACGATCTGGTGCGCGACCAAAAGCGGGAGCGGGCTCGCACCAAGGCCCCAGTCGAGGGCAAGCGCGCCAAGCCCAGTCAAGACAAGAAGAAGGCCGCCGAGGAAGACCCCGAGCTGGACAAACGACGTATCGAGGGTTTGAGCTTCATCCTGGACGTGCTGGACGGCCTGTTTCGGGACCGTGACGACAGCATCTGGGGGTCGATGGTGAAGCAAACCCTCAAGCGCAAGCGTCCCAGCTTCAACGAGTCCTTTCATGGCTATCGCAGCTTCAACGAGATGCTCGAAGACGCGGAGACGCGCGGCTTGCTCGAGTTGCAGAAGGACGAGCGCAGCGGCGGCTACGTGATCTTGGGGTTCGGCCCCAAGGCTTGA